One stretch of Streptomyces sp. NBC_01363 DNA includes these proteins:
- a CDS encoding response regulator transcription factor — MSSLLLLTNALQPSTEVLPALGLLLHSVRVAPAEGPALVDTPGADVILIDGRRDLPQVRSLCQLLRSTGPGCPLILVVTEGGLAAVTADWGIDDVLLDTAGPAEVEARLRLATGRQQNTADDSPMEIRNGDLSVDEATYSAKLKGRALDLTFKEFELLKYLAQHPGRVFTRAQLLQEVWGYDYFGGTRTVDVHVRRLRAKFGPEHESLIGTVRNVGYRFVAPEKVERAAEEAKDRAAARAAAEPVTRSEQSRAAGMPEEAPVRPAGR, encoded by the coding sequence ATGAGTTCACTGCTGCTCCTGACGAATGCCCTTCAACCGTCGACGGAGGTGCTTCCCGCCCTCGGTCTCCTGCTTCACAGCGTGCGGGTGGCGCCGGCCGAAGGCCCCGCTCTCGTCGACACCCCCGGTGCCGACGTCATCCTGATCGACGGCCGCCGCGATCTCCCCCAGGTGCGGTCGCTCTGCCAGCTGCTGCGGTCCACCGGACCGGGCTGTCCGCTGATCCTCGTCGTGACGGAGGGCGGTCTCGCGGCCGTCACCGCCGACTGGGGCATCGACGACGTGCTGCTGGACACGGCGGGACCGGCCGAGGTCGAGGCCCGGCTGCGGCTGGCCACCGGCCGGCAGCAGAACACCGCCGACGACTCCCCGATGGAGATCCGCAACGGCGACCTCTCGGTCGACGAGGCCACGTACAGCGCGAAGCTGAAGGGCCGGGCCCTGGACCTGACCTTCAAGGAATTCGAACTGCTCAAGTACCTGGCGCAGCACCCGGGCCGGGTCTTCACCCGCGCCCAGCTGCTCCAGGAGGTCTGGGGCTACGACTACTTCGGCGGCACGCGCACGGTCGACGTCCATGTGCGGCGGCTGCGCGCCAAGTTCGGCCCCGAACACGAGTCGCTGATCGGCACGGTCCGCAACGTCGGCTACCGCTTCGTGGCACCCGAGAAGGTGGAGCGCGCGGCCGAGGAGGCGAAGGACCGGGCCGCGGCGAGGGCGGCCGCCGAACCCGTAACCCGTTCGGAGCAGTCACGGGCTGCCGGGATGCCGGAAGAAGCCCCGGTCCGGCCTGCCGGAAGGTAG
- a CDS encoding S1C family serine protease, producing the protein MTESQRPSGEYPMYPSYGNGDAAYPPPPSYRPAQPIATGPGTTVWPGGNGADGHGGDGHGGDGGSGPAFPPPAPPEPAAPRHRARRPVALLAAVAIAAAIVGGGTATVIEQLTGNGSNSAADSVIPGTTVSQSSKGTVAGVAKAVSPMIVEINATSTAGESTGSGVIITSDGEIVTNNHVISGASSIKVSLSTGRTYTADVVGTDPAKDLALIKLRGASGLKTATLGDSSAVAVGDQVVAIGSPEGLTGTVTSGIVSALDRDVTVAKEDGSGQGQGGNGQSGGEQWPFEFGGRQFNGDTGNSTTTYKAIQTDASLNPGNSGGALINMNGEIIGINSAMYSASSAGGSDSSSAGSVGLGFAIPVNTLKADLDTLRAGNNS; encoded by the coding sequence ATGACAGAGAGCCAGCGCCCGAGCGGCGAGTACCCGATGTACCCCTCGTACGGCAACGGCGACGCGGCCTACCCGCCGCCGCCGTCATACCGGCCCGCGCAGCCGATCGCGACGGGCCCCGGAACCACCGTGTGGCCCGGCGGGAACGGCGCCGACGGGCACGGTGGCGACGGGCACGGTGGCGACGGCGGCAGCGGACCCGCCTTCCCGCCGCCCGCGCCGCCGGAGCCGGCCGCGCCCCGGCACCGGGCCAGGCGGCCGGTCGCCCTGCTGGCGGCCGTGGCGATCGCGGCGGCGATCGTCGGCGGCGGCACCGCCACCGTCATCGAGCAGCTCACCGGCAACGGCTCGAACAGCGCGGCCGACAGTGTCATCCCCGGCACCACCGTCTCGCAGAGCAGCAAGGGCACCGTCGCCGGTGTCGCCAAGGCCGTCTCGCCGATGATCGTCGAGATCAACGCGACCTCGACCGCGGGCGAATCCACCGGCTCCGGCGTGATCATCACCTCCGACGGCGAGATCGTCACCAACAACCACGTCATCTCCGGCGCCTCGTCGATCAAGGTGTCGCTCAGCACGGGCAGGACGTACACCGCCGACGTGGTCGGCACCGACCCCGCCAAGGACCTCGCGCTCATCAAGCTCCGGGGTGCGAGCGGCCTGAAGACGGCCACGCTGGGCGACTCCTCGGCGGTCGCGGTCGGCGACCAGGTCGTCGCGATCGGCTCGCCCGAGGGCCTCACCGGCACCGTCACCAGCGGCATCGTCTCCGCCCTCGACCGCGATGTCACCGTCGCCAAGGAGGACGGCAGCGGCCAGGGGCAGGGCGGCAACGGGCAGAGCGGCGGCGAGCAGTGGCCGTTCGAGTTCGGCGGCCGGCAGTTCAACGGCGACACCGGCAACTCCACCACCACGTACAAGGCCATCCAGACCGACGCCTCGCTCAACCCCGGCAACTCCGGCGGCGCGCTCATCAATATGAACGGCGAGATCATCGGCATCAACTCCGCCATGTACTCGGCTAGTTCGGCCGGCGGATCCGACAGTTCGAGCGCGGGCAGCGTGGGTCTCGGCTTCGCCATCCCGGTGAACACGCTCAAGGCCGACCTCGACACCCTGCGGGCCGGCAACAATTCCTGA
- a CDS encoding LacI family DNA-binding transcriptional regulator, whose product MAKVTRDDVARLAGTSTAVVSYVINNGPRPVAPATRERVLAAIKELGYRPDRVAQAMASRRTDLIGMIVPDARQPFFAEMAHAVEQAAAERGKMVLVGNSDYRDEREVHYLRAFLGMRVSGLILVSQGPSERAAAEIEAWDARVVLLHERPEAIDDVAVVTDDVGGAQLATRHLLEHGNEYVACLGGVESTPAVGDPVADHVEGWRRAMHESGRSTEGRLFQAPYNRYDAYQVALKLLAGPDRPPAIFCSTDDQAIGVLRAARELRIDVPGELAVAGFDDVKEAGLTDPPLTTVFSDRPAMARAAVDLVLDDSLRVSGSRRERLKQFPSALVVRRSCGCGEPTAR is encoded by the coding sequence GTGGCCAAGGTGACGCGGGACGATGTGGCGAGACTGGCGGGGACGTCGACCGCGGTCGTCAGCTACGTCATCAACAACGGACCGAGGCCGGTCGCCCCGGCCACGCGCGAGCGGGTACTCGCCGCGATCAAGGAGCTGGGCTACCGGCCGGACCGGGTTGCCCAGGCGATGGCCTCGCGGCGGACCGATCTCATAGGGATGATCGTGCCGGACGCCCGGCAGCCGTTCTTCGCGGAAATGGCGCACGCGGTCGAACAGGCCGCCGCCGAGCGCGGGAAGATGGTGCTCGTCGGCAACTCCGACTACCGCGACGAGCGCGAGGTCCACTATCTGCGGGCCTTCCTCGGCATGCGGGTCTCCGGCCTGATCCTGGTCAGCCAGGGCCCCAGCGAGCGGGCGGCGGCCGAGATAGAGGCGTGGGACGCGCGGGTCGTGCTGCTGCACGAGCGGCCGGAGGCGATCGACGACGTCGCGGTCGTCACCGACGACGTCGGCGGGGCCCAGCTCGCCACCCGGCATCTGCTGGAGCACGGCAACGAGTACGTGGCCTGCCTCGGCGGCGTGGAGTCCACCCCGGCGGTCGGTGACCCGGTCGCCGACCACGTCGAGGGCTGGCGCCGGGCGATGCACGAGTCGGGACGCTCGACGGAGGGGCGGCTCTTCCAGGCCCCGTACAACCGTTACGACGCCTATCAGGTGGCGCTGAAGCTGCTCGCCGGGCCGGACCGGCCGCCGGCGATCTTCTGCTCGACGGACGACCAGGCCATCGGTGTGCTGCGGGCCGCGCGCGAGCTGCGGATCGATGTGCCCGGGGAGCTCGCGGTGGCGGGCTTCGACGACGTGAAGGAAGCCGGTCTGACCGATCCGCCGCTGACGACGGTCTTCTCGGACCGCCCGGCGATGGCACGGGCCGCGGTGGACCTGGTGCTCGACGACTCGCTGCGGGTGTCGGGGTCGCGGCGGGAGCGGCTGAAGCAGTTCCCCTCGGCGCTGGTGGTACGGCGCTCCTGCGGCTGCGGGGAGCCGACGGCCAGGTAG